The Glycine soja cultivar W05 chromosome 15, ASM419377v2, whole genome shotgun sequence region TTCTGTTGATGACTCTACAAACTGGAATCAGGTGTTTAATGTAATATCTGTATACTTAAGTAATAACAAATACGTTGTGTTATTACGGTGAATTCTCTTGTCTGATCTTGCTGACTGGGATAAGTATTTCAGGAAGCCATGAGAGAGCAAACTGATCAAGTTGTGTCAGGAAATGCATTTTTTCCTTCATCAGATTGTGGATTGGTATGCAGATATTCAGCTGTTGGCTCTTGTTAGAATATTAGGGTTATTCATGTGTTGGGAGTCATGTTTTGTTAACAGTATTATTGGGATGGATTTGAATTAATTGAACTAAATTAGTGCTTGATCTACGTTATTAGCATAAATCAAAGCAGTTAATGTTTTGTAACACATCTCACTCTCACACATTAAGAGTAACATTCAGAGCTCCCCAGCCTCCCTTCTTCCTTTTTCCATCTTTTCCTTATAATTTCAGCACCTATTATAATTTTACAGCTTTTGGTATTTTGTGAGTTTCTTCAAGTTATCTTATTAACTGTTGCTTGTAAATATGAACTTGGATTTTGATACCGTGTTACTGACTGATGACTGATATTTGATAATTCAGCCAAAAGGCAGAGCAATTCAGGTTGAGGACAGCATGGTTGAACGGAAACCAACCATGGATGTAAGGCGTCCACGTAATAGGGATTTTAATGTTATAGAGGTGTGCAGTTCACAACAATTTTTGTGCTGTAGCTGCTTATGTCTTTGTAGTAATTATTATTGGTTTTGGGCAGATCAAGCTGCTTGACTCCTCTGATGACTGTTCTGGTTCTGGCAATAGCACTGTAATGGATGCATCATTAGAAGGGGAATCTATGGCAGGTAGTAAGAGAAATGCTCTCAATTCTTCTGCTGAACTCAATGAAGTGCTGTCTGAAGATCAGTTGGAAGATGTGAAAAAAGCAGAGGACTCTTCTCTTCAGAGAAGGTCAGATACACTGCATCTGTCTGATTCCTTTCTATATATTTTCTTGTGTGGATTATTGAATTCAGATCTGTTTGAACTTCATTGAAGCTTGTTTGCATTTCTGTATACTCCATCATGTTAGAAGTATGGATAAATTTGTCAAATTCAAGTTCAAGATGAAACTATAAAGTAATATagatatgtgaatgttttttgATTTTCTAAATATAGAAAACTCCTATCCTCAACCTTCTGTGTTGATTGTCTGTAAAATCTTATTTTGATGAAAATCATATTACATAACACGAGTACTTTAACTGCAGCTTTATCCTAAAACATATACTAGGATAATAATTTCTTATGTATAGTTGTCAGCATTCCTTGTTTCAAATTGATTCTTTATTGTAATTTGTGAATGACTACCATGTTTTCCCCTATTGACACATTAGTTGATTGTTAAAATTCTTAATGTTTCTTCTTGGTTTAGTACATTAGATCTTTTATCAGCTTCACAACTTATATCTGGATTCTGCATTTCACAGAAGTGGGCCAATTCCTGGTGTAGATGGAGATGAGCATCGGGATCAAGCAGACCAACATTCTGAAGATACTGCAGAAGTGCCGGAGGGAGAAACAGAAGCAGAGGAAGGTGGTGGCATAGACACATGTAGTTCTTATCCATGTTGGACTGAATCAGAATTGTCTCTTGGAGATCAAGAGCACAGCCTGACTTCCTATACTGATGGTGATTCTGAGGCAACGGATAACAGTGTACATGTTGATAATGATAAAAGTCTTAGCCCTTTAAAAAGGAAATCGTTGAATTGTGTTACTGAAATGAAGGAGTCTTTGGCACTTTATTGGAAGAACTCAAAGAACAACAGTATCAATAAAAAAGCAGTAAGTGCAGCTTATAATTCAAGAACTAGAGGTCAATTCAGAAAGGAATGGAGGAACCAAAGTGGTGGATATGAACCTCATAGTTATGATATGAAtaagcacactgaaaatgataATGATGTCTCCATCCTCAAGTCAAGTGCAAGGAATCTGTCTCTGTTGGCTCACCGACCCGTTGATTATGGCAGACATAAAGACCAACTGCAAGTTTTTGGCAGTCATAAAAGAAGAGATCTTTCATGTAATAGGGAAACAAAACAATCCTACTATTATGGCGGTGAAAAGGTCATTGATGAGTTGGTTTCATGGCGCTCTAAATATTATCACGAAGATCGAGAAAGCTTCAGGGAGAATACAAATCGATATGACAGAAAAAATGGGGATGTGGGGGATTATTTTTTTGAACCAGGTCCTGGATTTGCAGATAGTGAGGACAGAGATAGAGATTGGTATCATCTTGGTTGTGGGCACTCTTCTGATGACCTGTGTCCTTGCTCCTACAGGGAGTCAAGGCAGTTTCCTCCAAAGCATTCATCTTTTCCTGATAAAGAGAGGTATACTCCAAGGAAAAGAATGGATGAAAAATCCCTTATAGAAAGAAATTGCATTGATGATTTTGATGAATGTGAGTTTGAGTTTCTAAACAAGAGCTATAGAATGTCCACTGTTGCTGAGAGAGAACAGGAATTTTTAGACAATAATCGTGAAGAGCAGTTTCCACATATTTATAGAGATTGGAGAAGATCTGTCCGTAGGGGAAGACGTTTTGACAAGCCCCCTTTAGTTTTGAATAACTTGTGTTCTGGGACAATGGAAGTCGAAGATAATTGTCAGAAATATACACACTTCCGGACTTCAAATTTTAAGCATCGTAGACAATCTTATACAGATTCAGTGAAAAATTATGCATATGGGTCAAGAGTAAATGGAAATCTTGGGGGTTCGGGGAGAGATAAGCATGCTAGGGACAACAGAGACAGCAACTGGTCGTGtgattatactgacactgctgAAGATGAAGATTTCCGAATTTGTCCTGTAAAAGAGTATCAATTTTATAGGTCCCCATCTAAGTTCCTGAACTGGACAGaggatgaaattatttttatgcgTCATGAAACTCATGCAACATCTCTGTTTACTAAGGTTCAGAGTGATGATTTGCCATTGCAGCAGCATCAGCTAAGTATGCCAAAACGAGATAATGAGAAATATTTTAAAGGTAGCTCTAAGATTATGTGCAGAAGTAAGGGTGGGCAGGCAGTGCTGAGATGCAGGAAATCAGTTGACTTGATTCATGGGGAAGGAAAGGTAAAGATGGGGAAAATATGGTCAAGAACATGTGCTTTTGTCTTTATGAAAGAGTTATTTGACATCTGTTgcactttatttctttttggtaACTACTATTCATTTAATGTCCGCCGTACTACCTCACTCCCAAATATTAACTATGTTTTATCTTTTCGTTCtcaactttcatttttttaaaaaatgattttaagttTGGACTGATTTCAGATTACATTGATGTTGAGTTTCAGCATCAATATCaagctaaaatgcaaacattcTAGAGAATTTTTGCAGTCAAGCATATGAAGTTGTGCAGTTTCTTGAAGTCGAAACATCAATCTCATTGTTTAGTAATATTGTATGGTACATTAATAGTCATCAGTGTTGTTATATAGCGGCCACGATGGCACCATAAGGCACGATGACATGTTTATATGGCTGAATTTTGGCCTTCCGCCATGTTCATCCATCCACCATTGATAACACTGATAGTTGTGTTCTCAAATGTTTGCCAACTTTGCCTCTAGTAGAATAAGGCTTTGGATATTGTTcataatagaataaaatttcTCACTTTTCTATTTTGCTTCTAAACCATTCAATTAAATTAGTACATGGCCGTGCTAGGAATGTGAAATAATATGGTAATGGGTTTGTGGTGATTAAGCTTGCTGCCATCAACATGGCTGGTGATCATTCCTTATCAGGGCCACATCTGTAAATCTCTTGACTTGAGATAATGAATGCACTTATTTtgtttagaattttaattgactGGATATCACACATTTCTGGcacattttattgttttctgaaTTTATCATTCTATTAGGTATGAGATATAGGGTCTGTTTGGGTGTAAGCTTCTCTAGAAGCACttctagaagaagaaaataagaagaaaaaaatgaaatgagattTTCCATTAGTTAAAATGAGTTTTCCATTAGCTAATTTGTAAATGTCATCTCATCTTTTAGAGAAGCTATATTGATGAGCTTCTAAAAATTAACTCATGAAGAGCTTATTTTTGCTTATGGAAAAGCTCAtctcatcttttttcttcttattttcttcttttagaagTGCTTCTAAAGAAGCTTATCCAAACAGGCCCATATTATTGGTAAACTATAACTTATCCTTAGATCGTGATGGACATAGTATGCTGTTTAGcctttaattacttttataagTAGGCTGGGGAGAGAATTGGACAAAACTATCTCTTCTTCCTAACTTGTCAAAATTGTATTGTATATTCAATTCTATTATTAATGCATGGATCTGCAAAATAGTTGTATtattttatcactttcaaaAGCCTGCATTGGTTTTTATGTAGAAATGTTGTGTTTTGGACAATAAGGATGTGTCTTTTCAGGTATTTACCTTTCTCTGCTAAATGCTCCTATCTACCTATAAGCCTATTATATGTTTAAGGTTTGTATACTTTATAACTGGTTTCTGGCTTTTGTTCTGTGGGCTTTTCTTCAAATGAagttttagttctttaaaatGATTTCCAAAGTTGATTATTGATGGCATGAAGGTGCATTTATTGTTGATTGTGATAAAAAAGACATTGGCCACTCTACCAAATTCGATATTTTATAAGCCTCATTTTCATGCTTAGATTATCTTGATCTGATATGACTTTGATAGTTTCAGTGTCATTCATACTTTTAGTTGTATTTATCAATATTAGATTTATACAGATACAAGTGTAGTAcccaatttgatttttttattatggatGATTTAGCAGATTCATAACTTTTTGTatggaacatttttttttatattgagcTCACAATAAAGCTTGAAAAGTGTCTAATACCTTTACCATGTTTTTCACTTTAATGCTTACTTACTACTAATGATCATTCTGTTAGTTTCTATGTTTATATTTGCCACTCCCGTGGTTCACATTTGTCACACTTcactattatttatttggtgCAATATTCTGCATATGTCAGCAACGGGGTTTCTTATTTGTTAAATGTATATTGATATTTTCCTTGTTTTTGGTTTGACTATTAACAGTCTCAAGTGAGAAGTTCCAGAGTCTCGTGCAATGGAAGGCTTGAAAATGTCAACCAGGGGATTGCTAAGAAACGGAAGAGAGCTTCAGTGggttttgatgaatctaataaAAATACCTTCAAATTTGACTCCCCAAAATACGAGAGCAACCTCAAAAGTAAGAAATGGGTGCAGAACCTTCAAGATCAAGCGCAGAAAGAAAGCTCGGACATCGAGGAAGGTCAGATTGTTGCAGAAGAACCATACATGGAGAAGGTTTCTGTATCCAGAAGAGATGCTTCTGAAGGTCCAGCAGTGACTGACAGTGTGAACAAGAAGAGAAtgtcacaaaatgaaaatagttcTGACCAATATATAGGTGGTTACGACAGTCAAAGGATTCTTGATTCATTAGCCAAGATGGAGAAACGTAGGGAGCGCTTTAAGCAACCAATGACAATGAAAAAAGAAGCAGAAGAGAGTTTGAAGCTTAACAATGATTCCATTGTAGATACAGGTGAAATGAAGCAACACAGACCAACTCGAAAGAGGCGTTGGGTTGGTAATTAGCTTTTATTGATGGCTAAAGTTTCTTTCAGATTCCGGACAAGTACCATGGTGGAACTTGGTTAATCATCCTTGGTAGAAACTATATTTTGGCCTTGGCAAAATTGATATTATAGATGTTTTCTTTTGACTTGGAATAAAGCCTGATTGGCCTAAAGTTTTGGTGTATTTATTGAAAGCTCTATATTGCGAAGACTGTAAATAACCCTGACATTTATGAGATATAGTCAAATCGATTTTTAGATGCCTCTAGCTCAGGCTCCATCAAATCATAGTCGAGTTGGCTTGCTATTCTTACAACTTATAAGctacataaatatatttctggTGGAAGATTTGGGATTGGTATTAAAATATGCACGAAAAATACTAGatgaaaatgataaaagtacaaattaaaaataggaAGCTCAAACTTTGGTTGAGAATCAGTTGACAAAACTAACGCTATAAAATTATagtatatttttgtattaaaactttactttgaaaatgataaaataccaattaaaaataaaacaaataaaaacataaatcataccaacaataatttttaattgcttactaataatgtaaaattttttatactgaTAATACATGGTCATCaaacttttgtttaattttcccAAGTGACAATATATTTACTATCAATTACTACAAGTTTAGTAATTTTGCATTATATTATCacggattttttttatctatgaaaCTGAAAGGGTTTACTCtcacttatttaaaaattaacattggtagaacttttttatttccaattatttataaatcacTTGGAAGTAACAAAAAGGCAAGACTTGAACATAATAGTGATTATACACATCTTTTTACTGGAGCAAAAACAGAGATGATccaataatatgataataaaaaaatagaaatgatgAACATAGATGCTCGATGTACAAGAAGACTTTTAGAATGCCCCCATGTAGGATCGAATTATAGACCTTCGGTTTACAAGACTGATGCTCTAAAACTGAGCTATAGGGATACGAACACAAGTATTGCCACAAATATCTTATTTAATCATGCATTTCTGTTTTCTGAACCTAAGAAAATTTGATCAATTCTAgtactatttttatttcaaagtaGCCATAGTTAGCGTGCCTTTGGAAAacctaaaagttaaaaatcatagtcataaaacagaaaaattagTAACCAAATCAGTACAGAAGTATGCCAAGATCGATCTAATGTTTCAACAATTTGATTTGAAttgcactctctctctctctctctgtataTATAAagcttatatttataaaaaggaTGTATTAGtattagacttttttttttttatattagtattAGTATTAGACTAGTAGTAGACTGGTCCTTAATCTAGGAAATTATTTCACTTCGAAGTTGGAGCgttttaactttaaatatagAGTGGTTCACACATTTCAGTATTGTATATATGATACACTTATTCACCTCAAATCATTGGTAGCATCCACAAgaatctatttaattttttaaatttgaaattctcaCAAGTCCGGCATGATTGTTTTCTTAAGTTTTCTGGAAAAAAGTACGTGATCCTTTCACTTCAACAACATAATTTCTTTCATTACATTATTTGGAATGTACTTATTTCTAAATATGACAGGAGGAGAAAATTTCTTATCAGTTAATTATTGTACGGTATTTGTGTCTAGGATTTgatcaaatatttttctctgctgaaaaagcaaacaaattatacagctatgctatattttttttccactagAGTTAGGTAGATAAATACTGTGATCTTATTTTCGAGCTAGCTTTTGTGTAAACAAAGATTATGTACTTCGGACACTTCAACAATGTTCCATATTCGTTGTATGACGTTTGAGGTACCTCTTCCTTGCAATTTTACTCgtttaattttaagcaaatgtTTGTTTGTAAAAGTTAAAACGAACTCATGATTTAAATTAAGTTGCATTTCTTATATATAGTGCATGGTATATTGCATTCGAGGAAAATAATTTCTGACGTGTTAGTTCAAAGTTAGAAACAACCCCCCatgcacccaaaaaaaaaagaactcacATCCATCTTGACAAGCTAATTAAGTTATCATTGGGCTGGTATTTAGGTGTACATGAAATTATCATACCTCTAAATGCTTGCATGTGGTCATTAGCTGTGTGGAAACagagattaagaaaaaaaagcagTCGAATGTAGTTGATCCTATTCCAGTGATAAACAGATTAAGCAATATATGATCTTTGGACACACTAAATTTTCCAAAACACTTAATTAATACTTATTGTTTATTATATCTCTCCTTCTATAACATCATATATATCATCtataatacttaattttttttctctcttttatctctCTCACTAGGTGTAAATTAGCATTTTGGATATCCAAATATAATACTAAGTTTTATGGCATGCATTCCGGATTAATTGCGAACATCTAAAAGCATTTTTGTATTGTAAATTTGTGTTGGAGTGCATATTAACATCGTGAGTAACTAACTAAATGTAGGTAATTATTTGTTGATTAAAATCAACAGATTTAATTAACATCTGATAGAGATCATGTCGAAGCTAATTTAGGCCAACATAGAACCCAAcctaaagttttttattttcatgggcAAACCGCAAACCTTTGAACATCATATACCTAAAAATCTCTCGGGTCAACAAACACATTTCTCACTTGTCCCTTCATCATCAGTTCATCAATATTTTCATCACCATGGCTTGGAAGTCTCTTTGTGTACCATAGATCATCGATACATGACATAGAATCTGTCTGAGGAACGTGGTTGGCAAGAGGATATCCCCAAACCCTAACTCAGTTATAACCACCCTACAGTCCCTCATACCTTCTCCCACTCTTGATGTGAATCTCCACATGGATTCCATGAGCTCTCCAAGGTTCTCTCCCTCTCCATAGATCCCATATATGAAGAGAAACCCAAAAGGTCTACAAAGTGAGTCACTGACCCACATTTTGAGACAAGGGAAAACTTATTCTCTTGCATGATTTAAGGTTGTAAGAAGAAACCTCAGTAGTTGAGACTTTCTAACTTGAAGCTTATATAGGCTTCACAAGTGTTCCATATGCTAAAAATGACCCATGATCTTGAGGTTTCATTGTTAATAAGATCTTGCAAGTTGAGTCAACCCTCTTCTTTGTAGTAACATACCCATATGGCTAGGCTGAGTTTCTCCTTCAGAATAACATCCATGTCTAATGGATACAAATCTTTGGTCCTCATGGTTCTTCTGTATAACGAAATCGCTAGATCTATGTCcactttctctatttttatatcCCTGGAAATTTGCTTTGTAAGGGAACTAGTTGGTTGGACAAATATGACAAGTGAGCTGAGATTCACATAGTTGCACTTGATGGTAAATAGGTTTTTAGATGCATCATTATTCTTTTCAGTGGCTAGGAATGCATACTCAGCTCCATTTCTCACCATCCATTCTTCAACTGTGGTGACAAGTCTTAGTGCAACCCCCTTTCTCCTATATACAGATACCAAAATGTTCTTTGAATTAGGGTTTTAAATTATAGTTGTAGTTTTTTTGGGAAGGCAAATTATATCTAGTTGTACTTGTATTACAAATAGCAATATAGAAAATTGTTGGTAATCATGTAGTTATTATTGTCTAATTCAGTTGTAAAAaccttaaaaatcataatattacATCAGCAATTGCGGTTACGGACCACACTTTAAAACAATGTTTGGAATCATAGGCTTCAAATCAATTCCATAACATAGGAGTCACTgttctttttttcaaatcacaactaaattgtaaaatttcataattcaagagacaagagcttgtttgattattaatttatctttttcctaAAGTAAGGTGGTGTGTAGAGTGAGAAAGTAAGAGCAACTCCAACGGTGGATTGTTCACTGACAGCGCACAATAAAAGAaaccgaaaaaaaaaacatttttaattgttgGAGAGAAGCATTAGAGTTGCTCTGATGACTTTGAGATGCTATGTAGAGAACTCGGTTCTCTTCCCTTTTTCGTGGGTGCATGCACAAAAAGTAACATTAAAAtactgttttattttataatgtggGATCAATTTGAGAAATTTGTTAGTTGTTTTGTTGAAGTAAAAATTTGAATGAGTTGTTTAAAGtaagaaaaatgatataatattatagtataagtttgaaatattattaaaaaaatagaaaaaaaattggtggATTTGTAGATTAGCGATGCTCTAAGAGAACTTTTGGTAggagaaatttttttacttcCCCCAAAAATCCTAAATAAACTTATCGTTGGTAAATAAATCCTCCCTTTCAACTTTCCACATATCTTCACTTCGGAAGAGCTAAATACCTTTTAAGAGAccaattctaatttttaaaaacaggaAAATAATGTTGTAAATGAATTATTTCATTaatgaaaacttaaaaataaaattccaaaACTCAGACACTTATCATCCCCGACCATATTCTTCCACACTAATTGCACCCCCTTCACTTTCCTCAATGCAATTGAACCCAATAACAACT contains the following coding sequences:
- the LOC114388231 gene encoding FIP1[III]-like protein isoform X1, producing MEGFDDDDFGELYAVDIEVPNAISEEEEEEKLDVNSNILNLDKDMDNNKVNEDCAAESDSDDDDDDLKIVLNDEDIPVGADACDDDGDGDNGDDNNGSRFFHPKVSKSGRSRGLAILNNTKANASMGMGSYISSLNKGRRNGDTYIQNLALSSSRVCLAENPMAVQCGYGLALPWYWGIFDVNIDTLTEKPWKVPGVDITDYFNFGFNESSWKLYRASLEQLWRTSLQTGISVDDSTNWNQVFNEAMREQTDQVVSGNAFFPSSDCGLPKGRAIQVEDSMVERKPTMDVRRPRNRDFNVIEIKLLDSSDDCSGSGNSTVMDASLEGESMAGSKRNALNSSAELNEVLSEDQLEDVKKAEDSSLQRRSGPIPGVDGDEHRDQADQHSEDTAEVPEGETEAEEGGGIDTCSSYPCWTESELSLGDQEHSLTSYTDGDSEATDNSVHVDNDKSLSPLKRKSLNCVTEMKESLALYWKNSKNNSINKKAVSAAYNSRTRGQFRKEWRNQSGGYEPHSYDMNKHTENDNDVSILKSSARNLSLLAHRPVDYGRHKDQLQVFGSHKRRDLSCNRETKQSYYYGGEKVIDELVSWRSKYYHEDRESFRENTNRYDRKNGDVGDYFFEPGPGFADSEDRDRDWYHLGCGHSSDDLCPCSYRESRQFPPKHSSFPDKERYTPRKRMDEKSLIERNCIDDFDECEFEFLNKSYRMSTVAEREQEFLDNNREEQFPHIYRDWRRSVRRGRRFDKPPLVLNNLCSGTMEVEDNCQKYTHFRTSNFKHRRQSYTDSVKNYAYGSRVNGNLGGSGRDKHARDNRDSNWSCDYTDTAEDEDFRICPVKEYQFYRSPSKFLNWTEDEIIFMRHETHATSLFTKVQSDDLPLQQHQLSMPKRDNEKYFKGSSKIMCRSKGGQAVLRCRKSVDLIHGEGKSQVRSSRVSCNGRLENVNQGIAKKRKRASVGFDESNKNTFKFDSPKYESNLKSKKWVQNLQDQAQKESSDIEEGQIVAEEPYMEKVSVSRRDASEGPAVTDSVNKKRMSQNENSSDQYIGGYDSQRILDSLAKMEKRRERFKQPMTMKKEAEESLKLNNDSIVDTGEMKQHRPTRKRRWVGN
- the LOC114388231 gene encoding FIP1[III]-like protein isoform X2: MEGFDDDDFGELYAVDIEVPNAISEEEEEEKLDVNSNILNLDKDMDNNKVNEDCAAESDSDDDDDDLKIVLNDEDIPVGADACDDDGDGDNGDDNNGSRFFHPKVSKSGRSRGLAILNNTKANASMGMGSYISSLNKGRRNGDTYIQNLALSSSRVCLAENPMAVQCGYGLALPWGIFDVNIDTLTEKPWKVPGVDITDYFNFGFNESSWKLYRASLEQLWRTSLQTGISVDDSTNWNQVFNEAMREQTDQVVSGNAFFPSSDCGLPKGRAIQVEDSMVERKPTMDVRRPRNRDFNVIEIKLLDSSDDCSGSGNSTVMDASLEGESMAGSKRNALNSSAELNEVLSEDQLEDVKKAEDSSLQRRSGPIPGVDGDEHRDQADQHSEDTAEVPEGETEAEEGGGIDTCSSYPCWTESELSLGDQEHSLTSYTDGDSEATDNSVHVDNDKSLSPLKRKSLNCVTEMKESLALYWKNSKNNSINKKAVSAAYNSRTRGQFRKEWRNQSGGYEPHSYDMNKHTENDNDVSILKSSARNLSLLAHRPVDYGRHKDQLQVFGSHKRRDLSCNRETKQSYYYGGEKVIDELVSWRSKYYHEDRESFRENTNRYDRKNGDVGDYFFEPGPGFADSEDRDRDWYHLGCGHSSDDLCPCSYRESRQFPPKHSSFPDKERYTPRKRMDEKSLIERNCIDDFDECEFEFLNKSYRMSTVAEREQEFLDNNREEQFPHIYRDWRRSVRRGRRFDKPPLVLNNLCSGTMEVEDNCQKYTHFRTSNFKHRRQSYTDSVKNYAYGSRVNGNLGGSGRDKHARDNRDSNWSCDYTDTAEDEDFRICPVKEYQFYRSPSKFLNWTEDEIIFMRHETHATSLFTKVQSDDLPLQQHQLSMPKRDNEKYFKGSSKIMCRSKGGQAVLRCRKSVDLIHGEGKSQVRSSRVSCNGRLENVNQGIAKKRKRASVGFDESNKNTFKFDSPKYESNLKSKKWVQNLQDQAQKESSDIEEGQIVAEEPYMEKVSVSRRDASEGPAVTDSVNKKRMSQNENSSDQYIGGYDSQRILDSLAKMEKRRERFKQPMTMKKEAEESLKLNNDSIVDTGEMKQHRPTRKRRWVGN
- the LOC114388231 gene encoding FIP1[III]-like protein isoform X3 — translated: MEGFDDDDFGELYAVDIEVPNAISEEEEEEKLDVNSNILNLDKDMDNNKVNEDCAAESDSDDDDDDLKIVLNDEDIPVGADACDDDGDGDNGDDNNGSRFFHPKVSKSGRSRGLAILNNTKANASMGMGSYISSLNKGRRNGDTYIQNLALSSSRVCLAENPMAVQCGYGLALPWYWGIFDVNIDTLTEKPWKVPGVDITDYFNFGFNESSWKLYRASLEQLWRTSLQTGISVDDSTNWNQEAMREQTDQVVSGNAFFPSSDCGLPKGRAIQVEDSMVERKPTMDVRRPRNRDFNVIEIKLLDSSDDCSGSGNSTVMDASLEGESMAGSKRNALNSSAELNEVLSEDQLEDVKKAEDSSLQRRSGPIPGVDGDEHRDQADQHSEDTAEVPEGETEAEEGGGIDTCSSYPCWTESELSLGDQEHSLTSYTDGDSEATDNSVHVDNDKSLSPLKRKSLNCVTEMKESLALYWKNSKNNSINKKAVSAAYNSRTRGQFRKEWRNQSGGYEPHSYDMNKHTENDNDVSILKSSARNLSLLAHRPVDYGRHKDQLQVFGSHKRRDLSCNRETKQSYYYGGEKVIDELVSWRSKYYHEDRESFRENTNRYDRKNGDVGDYFFEPGPGFADSEDRDRDWYHLGCGHSSDDLCPCSYRESRQFPPKHSSFPDKERYTPRKRMDEKSLIERNCIDDFDECEFEFLNKSYRMSTVAEREQEFLDNNREEQFPHIYRDWRRSVRRGRRFDKPPLVLNNLCSGTMEVEDNCQKYTHFRTSNFKHRRQSYTDSVKNYAYGSRVNGNLGGSGRDKHARDNRDSNWSCDYTDTAEDEDFRICPVKEYQFYRSPSKFLNWTEDEIIFMRHETHATSLFTKVQSDDLPLQQHQLSMPKRDNEKYFKGSSKIMCRSKGGQAVLRCRKSVDLIHGEGKSQVRSSRVSCNGRLENVNQGIAKKRKRASVGFDESNKNTFKFDSPKYESNLKSKKWVQNLQDQAQKESSDIEEGQIVAEEPYMEKVSVSRRDASEGPAVTDSVNKKRMSQNENSSDQYIGGYDSQRILDSLAKMEKRRERFKQPMTMKKEAEESLKLNNDSIVDTGEMKQHRPTRKRRWVGN
- the LOC114388231 gene encoding FIP1[III]-like protein isoform X4 — translated: MEGFDDDDFGELYAVDIEVPNAISEEEEEEKLDVNSNILNLDKDMDNNKVNEDCAAESDSDDDDDDLKIVLNDEDIPVGADACDDDGDGDNGDDNNGSRFFHPKSGRSRGLAILNNTKANASMGMGSYISSLNKGRRNGDTYIQNLALSSSRVCLAENPMAVQCGYGLALPWYWGIFDVNIDTLTEKPWKVPGVDITDYFNFGFNESSWKLYRASLEQLWRTSLQTGISVDDSTNWNQVFNEAMREQTDQVVSGNAFFPSSDCGLPKGRAIQVEDSMVERKPTMDVRRPRNRDFNVIEIKLLDSSDDCSGSGNSTVMDASLEGESMAGSKRNALNSSAELNEVLSEDQLEDVKKAEDSSLQRRSGPIPGVDGDEHRDQADQHSEDTAEVPEGETEAEEGGGIDTCSSYPCWTESELSLGDQEHSLTSYTDGDSEATDNSVHVDNDKSLSPLKRKSLNCVTEMKESLALYWKNSKNNSINKKAVSAAYNSRTRGQFRKEWRNQSGGYEPHSYDMNKHTENDNDVSILKSSARNLSLLAHRPVDYGRHKDQLQVFGSHKRRDLSCNRETKQSYYYGGEKVIDELVSWRSKYYHEDRESFRENTNRYDRKNGDVGDYFFEPGPGFADSEDRDRDWYHLGCGHSSDDLCPCSYRESRQFPPKHSSFPDKERYTPRKRMDEKSLIERNCIDDFDECEFEFLNKSYRMSTVAEREQEFLDNNREEQFPHIYRDWRRSVRRGRRFDKPPLVLNNLCSGTMEVEDNCQKYTHFRTSNFKHRRQSYTDSVKNYAYGSRVNGNLGGSGRDKHARDNRDSNWSCDYTDTAEDEDFRICPVKEYQFYRSPSKFLNWTEDEIIFMRHETHATSLFTKVQSDDLPLQQHQLSMPKRDNEKYFKGSSKIMCRSKGGQAVLRCRKSVDLIHGEGKSQVRSSRVSCNGRLENVNQGIAKKRKRASVGFDESNKNTFKFDSPKYESNLKSKKWVQNLQDQAQKESSDIEEGQIVAEEPYMEKVSVSRRDASEGPAVTDSVNKKRMSQNENSSDQYIGGYDSQRILDSLAKMEKRRERFKQPMTMKKEAEESLKLNNDSIVDTGEMKQHRPTRKRRWVGN